Part of the Aquimarina sp. MAR_2010_214 genome is shown below.
ATCTCGACAATAAATGAAATAAATAATGTTTCTTTAAAAACCACGCCCAACTTTATGTTACGATTTTCATTTTAACCCTTGTACATCTTTTCTATAAACTTTTATTATGGTATTTTGCCACAATCTTGGATTACTTTGTAACTTTCACTTTATCTCTATTCTCCTATTAAATTAAATGCCCCTTTGGCTAAGAATTGTGTATTCGGTTTAAAACCCTCTAAACTTTTAATACTACTATAGCCTTCATATCTTGTTTCTATATCAATTTCCTGTTGCTTAAAATAAAAAATGTCTTTTTGTTTTTCATCTAAAACAAGAACATATGATACAGCATCTACAGTTACAATAGCTTCATCAGGTAACGCTTTCGCGAAAGCAGCATCTGTAACAATGCTAGCTTCTACAAACATTCCTGTCAAAAAATTATGATCTGACTCATCTTCCAAATGTCCGTGTACTTTAATCGTTCTATTCGACTCAATAGAAGTACCTACAAGATGTACCTTTGCTTTGTATACACTTGTAGATGCTTCAGGGATTTTAAAATTGATTTCTTGCCCTTTCTTAACCTTCATAATATCTTTTTCAAAAACAGAAAGTTCTACATGAATATGGTCATTGTCGATAATCTCTAGAATTAAAGTTGCTGGTGAAACATACGCGCCCTTGGTTACATTAACCTTTGTTATACTACCAGAAATGGGCGCATAGATACTTACAACAGAACTAAGTAATCCTTCTCGAACTTTGGCCGGGGAGATATTAAGCATTCTTAGCTGCTTATCTAAGCCTTTGTGTCTCGCAACTGCTGTTCGGTATTCACTTTCTGCCTTCAGGTAATTTTTATGAGATGTTATATTTTCTGCCTTCATAGTTACTTGTCTGTCATATTCTGCTTTTAAATAGGTAAGTTGCTCATTGACCTCCATATACTGTTGTTGTATGGTCAAAAATTGTGGATTTTCGATTGTTACCAGTACTTGACCTTTGCGTACCTCATCTCCAATAAGTAATGGTGTAGTTTTAATATAACCGCCCATGGTAGCATTTACAACAGCTCTATTTTCTGGCGGCACATCTATCATCCCATTAACATTAACAACAGTAGGAAATTCCTTTTCTTCAAGGCTTCCCAATGCCATTTTACTTTGTTCAAACTGTGCTTGAGTTATTTGGATGCGATCATCCATCATCGTTCTATTTTCAATTTCTATTTGTTGTTTGTTTTTTTCACTACAACTGCATAGGATAAAGACAAAAATTAAT
Proteins encoded:
- a CDS encoding efflux RND transporter periplasmic adaptor subunit → MKRNIYKIVILIFVFILCSCSEKNKQQIEIENRTMMDDRIQITQAQFEQSKMALGSLEEKEFPTVVNVNGMIDVPPENRAVVNATMGGYIKTTPLLIGDEVRKGQVLVTIENPQFLTIQQQYMEVNEQLTYLKAEYDRQVTMKAENITSHKNYLKAESEYRTAVARHKGLDKQLRMLNISPAKVREGLLSSVVSIYAPISGSITKVNVTKGAYVSPATLILEIIDNDHIHVELSVFEKDIMKVKKGQEINFKIPEASTSVYKAKVHLVGTSIESNRTIKVHGHLEDESDHNFLTGMFVEASIVTDAAFAKALPDEAIVTVDAVSYVLVLDEKQKDIFYFKQQEIDIETRYEGYSSIKSLEGFKPNTQFLAKGAFNLIGE